One genomic region from Jilunia laotingensis encodes:
- a CDS encoding nitroreductase family protein: MNLDEILNYRRSVRVYDKGKPIDTERVKHCLELATLAPNSSDMQLWEFYHITEPEMLVKVSRACLGQKAATTASQIVIFIVRWDWYRKHAQFVLDFERENVCLNSPKERQAKRIKDRELYYGVLMPFVYARFFGILGLFRKLLANVISLFRPMMLEVSENDIRVTAHKSCALAAQTFMIAMSNEGYDTCPLEGLDSRRLKKVLKLPHSAEINMAIPCGIRDGNKGIWGVRCRVPFDDVYRKI, encoded by the coding sequence ATGAATTTAGATGAAATTCTCAATTATCGACGTTCCGTACGAGTGTATGATAAGGGAAAACCAATAGATACAGAAAGGGTGAAACATTGTTTAGAGTTAGCAACATTGGCTCCCAACAGTTCAGATATGCAGTTATGGGAGTTCTATCATATCACAGAACCAGAAATGTTGGTGAAAGTATCCAGAGCCTGCCTCGGACAGAAAGCAGCTACCACAGCTTCACAAATTGTCATTTTCATTGTTCGGTGGGACTGGTACAGAAAACATGCACAGTTCGTATTAGATTTTGAACGAGAAAATGTTTGTCTTAACAGTCCGAAAGAACGACAAGCTAAACGTATCAAGGACCGGGAATTGTACTACGGTGTACTTATGCCATTTGTCTATGCACGTTTTTTCGGGATTTTGGGTTTGTTCAGGAAATTATTGGCTAATGTCATCAGTCTTTTTCGTCCGATGATGCTAGAAGTTTCTGAAAATGATATTCGTGTGACTGCCCATAAATCTTGCGCACTTGCTGCTCAGACCTTTATGATTGCGATGTCAAACGAAGGATATGACACCTGTCCGTTAGAAGGTTTGGATAGCCGTCGCCTGAAAAAAGTGCTAAAGTTACCCCATAGCGCTGAAATTAACATGGCTATTCCTTGTGGAATACGGGATGGCAATAAGGGCATTTGGGGAGTACGGTGTCGGGTACCATTTGATGACGTTTATCGTAAAATTTAA
- a CDS encoding type 1 glutamine amidotransferase domain-containing protein codes for MYIPKILIVVTGTPTFANGKLATGLWLSEFAHIYHRAKNEGYEITVANPRGGNTPVDPESLKSIFLDELSKKYWETADFKDMLYHAKSLDDVLSQQFDVVYLAGGHGAMYDFPDNTVLQTIIRNHYESNRIVSAICHGVSGLLNVELSGGEYLVKGKELTGFSWFEESLARRKEEVPFDLEALLKERGAYYQKAVIPMTPKVIVDNNLITGQNPFSSKEMAEVVIRQLNENSTITKQ; via the coding sequence ATGTATATTCCGAAGATTTTAATTGTAGTTACCGGAACACCGACTTTTGCTAATGGAAAACTTGCAACCGGATTATGGCTTAGTGAGTTTGCTCATATCTATCATCGTGCGAAAAATGAGGGCTATGAAATAACGGTGGCTAATCCGAGAGGAGGGAATACGCCTGTCGATCCGGAAAGTTTGAAATCCATCTTTTTAGATGAACTATCCAAGAAATATTGGGAAACTGCCGATTTTAAAGATATGTTGTACCATGCAAAAAGTTTGGATGATGTTTTAAGCCAGCAGTTCGATGTTGTTTATTTAGCTGGTGGACATGGCGCAATGTACGATTTTCCAGACAATACAGTTTTGCAGACTATTATTAGAAACCATTACGAAAGCAATAGAATCGTTTCTGCCATCTGTCACGGTGTAAGTGGGTTGCTGAATGTTGAGCTGTCCGGTGGTGAATATTTAGTTAAAGGCAAAGAACTTACAGGATTCAGCTGGTTTGAGGAAAGCCTTGCCCGGAGAAAAGAAGAAGTACCTTTTGACCTCGAGGCTTTATTGAAGGAAAGAGGAGCCTATTATCAAAAGGCTGTGATACCTATGACTCCTAAAGTCATTGTTGACAATAATTTAATTACAGGACAAAATCCGTTTAGCTCAAAAGAAATGGCAGAGGTGGTTATTCGGCAATTAAATGAAAATTCAACAATAACTAAGCAGTAA
- a CDS encoding urea transporter, which translates to MKATSIYSSLLILGRGIGQVMFQNNALSGLLMLVGIFLNSWQMGVLAISGNIISTLTACLSGYGRDEIKNGLYGFNGTLVGIAVGVFMHLTISALILMVIASCISTWIARLFNVLQSLPGFTAPFILVVWVLLGFCTLFAPDMLFVSKTKVLTCQNIHFFQAFSTGIGQVMFQGNIITGLFFLMGIFVNSRNAAIYTILGALLPILLAVLLGVDSESLNIGLMGYNGVLCAIALGDKTWKGCVWASCAVLLSVILQILGIYLGIITLTAPFVLSVWLVMGIQKIMKT; encoded by the coding sequence ATGAAAGCAACATCTATATATAGTTCATTACTCATTTTAGGACGTGGAATAGGACAGGTAATGTTCCAAAATAACGCTCTGTCCGGTTTATTAATGCTAGTCGGAATATTTTTGAATTCATGGCAAATGGGGGTATTAGCCATAAGTGGAAATATAATAAGTACGCTGACAGCCTGTTTGTCCGGATATGGACGAGATGAAATAAAAAACGGATTATACGGTTTTAACGGCACATTGGTCGGGATAGCTGTCGGAGTCTTTATGCATTTGACCATAAGTGCTTTGATATTGATGGTGATTGCATCATGTATTTCCACTTGGATTGCACGGCTCTTCAACGTGCTGCAGTCACTTCCCGGATTTACCGCCCCCTTTATTCTTGTCGTATGGGTATTATTGGGGTTCTGTACCCTGTTTGCTCCTGACATGCTGTTTGTTTCCAAGACAAAAGTGCTTACCTGTCAGAATATCCATTTTTTTCAAGCTTTCAGCACCGGCATAGGACAAGTCATGTTTCAAGGAAATATCATAACTGGACTCTTTTTTCTTATGGGTATATTTGTCAATTCTCGGAACGCGGCAATCTATACCATATTAGGAGCGCTTCTTCCTATTCTACTTGCTGTATTACTGGGAGTGGACTCCGAATCTTTAAACATAGGATTGATGGGCTATAATGGCGTTTTATGTGCCATAGCTTTGGGAGACAAGACATGGAAAGGTTGTGTGTGGGCATCATGTGCCGTATTGCTATCTGTTATATTACAGATTTTAGGAATATATTTGGGAATCATCACTCTAACTGCACCTTTTGTTTTATCTGTATGGTTGGTAATGGGCATACAAAAAATAATGAAAACATAG
- a CDS encoding phage integrase SAM-like domain-containing protein has product MTTVKAFIRTGKKDKEVNVRFRLSDGRNVQLFHKSEIMVLPNIWDAKNEQYKAKSVIKLEERTQFNASINERKNLVLSLYGGNKELTSEKLEELIDKHLHPGKYNITHEKESLCEMFQRYVNGWLDTGVIGAGRKKHYDVVIRELTRFFIINGIDGCSVEDFNKDTILKFREFLRTEYKLVDKYPGLYVDMNSRNRPSKERSQNTIAEKLLLLQAFMVELESNDIIPVSPFRKIGKEKEAIMKQQYDEPIFLTKAEFNSVLTKDCPESLQRVKDLFIVQCCFGCRVGDFRRFTFDNIGIEEGIPYIHYLPQKTHKDGLIRTEIKTPIIRIAYDIIMKYKGEPSNSALLPYYPDGNGETGYNYQIKKLLEYCEISRKVAMFSTVLGTNEYKFIYEVASSKLARKTHVDLMNKVQVNKYAAGLHAKNSGAVDRYTNMGIKERFILMCAAFGCEEYKVNPELTVER; this is encoded by the coding sequence ATGACCACTGTAAAAGCCTTTATTAGAACTGGAAAAAAAGACAAAGAAGTAAACGTAAGATTCCGTTTGTCCGATGGGCGCAATGTACAATTGTTCCATAAATCCGAAATAATGGTATTACCAAATATTTGGGACGCAAAGAACGAACAATACAAAGCAAAAAGTGTCATTAAATTAGAGGAAAGAACTCAATTCAATGCTTCCATCAATGAAAGAAAGAATCTTGTCCTGTCACTATATGGAGGAAATAAAGAATTAACAAGTGAGAAGTTAGAGGAACTAATTGATAAACATCTCCATCCAGGAAAGTATAATATCACGCACGAAAAAGAATCACTATGCGAAATGTTTCAGCGTTATGTTAATGGTTGGTTAGATACTGGCGTTATAGGTGCTGGCAGAAAGAAGCACTATGATGTAGTTATCCGGGAACTAACACGATTCTTTATCATTAATGGCATTGATGGTTGTTCAGTGGAAGATTTTAATAAAGATACTATTCTTAAATTTCGTGAGTTCCTGCGCACTGAATATAAATTAGTGGATAAATATCCGGGATTATATGTGGACATGAACAGCAGAAATAGACCATCAAAAGAGAGAAGTCAAAATACAATAGCTGAAAAACTCCTATTGCTTCAAGCATTCATGGTAGAGCTTGAGAGTAATGATATTATCCCTGTGTCTCCATTTCGCAAAATTGGAAAGGAGAAAGAGGCCATAATGAAGCAGCAATACGATGAACCGATTTTCCTGACTAAGGCAGAATTTAATTCAGTCTTGACTAAAGATTGTCCGGAATCATTGCAACGAGTAAAAGACTTATTTATAGTGCAATGCTGTTTCGGATGTCGTGTTGGAGACTTTAGACGGTTTACTTTTGATAATATTGGCATTGAAGAAGGAATACCTTACATTCATTACTTACCTCAGAAAACGCACAAGGATGGACTTATACGCACTGAGATAAAGACTCCTATTATTCGCATTGCTTATGATATTATTATGAAGTATAAAGGTGAACCGTCAAACAGTGCTTTATTACCCTATTATCCTGATGGCAATGGTGAGACTGGGTACAATTATCAGATAAAAAAACTACTTGAATACTGTGAGATAAGCCGGAAAGTAGCAATGTTTAGTACGGTATTGGGAACTAACGAATATAAATTTATCTATGAAGTCGCAAGCAGCAAACTCGCTCGCAAAACTCATGTCGATTTGATGAACAAGGTGCAAGTTAATAAATATGCTGCTGGGCTTCATGCTAAAAATAGCGGTGCAGTAGATAGATATACCAATATGGGAATAAAAGAACGCTTTATACTTATGTGTGCAGCATTTGGATGTGAAGAATATAAAGTAAATCCAGAACTGACCGTAGAGAGATAG
- a CDS encoding helix-turn-helix domain-containing protein, producing MSIQEIIQSGANVSITIGTNDLMQFANHLIRSTKEELESTILAKKKETYVTPDEASKQLHVDRSTLWRWSKTGYLIPVEVGGKRLYKQSEIDIILNK from the coding sequence ATGAGTATTCAAGAAATTATCCAAAGCGGTGCAAATGTATCAATAACGATTGGTACAAATGACCTGATGCAATTCGCAAATCATCTGATACGTTCTACTAAAGAAGAATTAGAAAGCACTATTCTTGCCAAGAAGAAAGAAACCTATGTCACTCCAGATGAAGCGAGCAAACAATTACATGTTGACCGATCAACTCTCTGGAGGTGGTCAAAGACTGGCTATCTGATTCCAGTAGAGGTTGGAGGCAAAAGACTGTATAAACAGTCTGAAATTGACATTATCCTCAACAAATAA
- a CDS encoding DUF6291 domain-containing protein, producing MSENKQRDTFIFYRSFKESMNDLSDADKLIMYEAISDYSLDMKEPELTGFPKALFSLIRPVLDANTKRWQNGCKGGASSESLKGNQNARKRTKNEPDSNQKRTKNKANKDKDVDKDKNIDKEKIVKEKNISLSDRTEKFKEELTPFVEKYGKDMIFAFFDYWSEPDKTKTKMRCELQKTWSTAGRLRTWERRLSEKR from the coding sequence ATGAGTGAGAATAAACAAAGAGATACATTCATCTTTTATCGTTCATTCAAAGAAAGTATGAATGACCTTTCCGATGCCGATAAGCTTATAATGTATGAAGCTATTTCAGATTATAGCCTCGACATGAAAGAACCGGAACTTACGGGATTTCCCAAAGCTCTTTTTTCTCTTATACGTCCAGTCCTTGACGCTAATACTAAACGGTGGCAAAACGGTTGTAAAGGTGGAGCTTCGTCTGAAAGTCTAAAAGGCAATCAGAATGCAAGAAAACGAACCAAAAACGAACCGGATTCAAACCAAAAACGAACCAAAAACAAAGCTAATAAGGATAAGGATGTAGATAAGGATAAGAATATAGATAAAGAGAAAATAGTAAAAGAGAAAAATATTTCTCTTTCCGACCGAACCGAAAAGTTCAAAGAGGAATTAACTCCTTTTGTAGAGAAGTACGGTAAAGATATGATTTTTGCTTTCTTCGATTATTGGAGTGAACCTGATAAGACCAAAACAAAGATGCGTTGTGAACTTCAAAAAACATGGTCTACTGCTGGAAGGTTAAGAACATGGGAAAGGAGGTTAAGTGAAAAACGCTAA
- a CDS encoding replicative DNA helicase gives MKNANYYLYDKECELCVLGTLLSERNAIHQVRELLNPKCFYVDFHSEVYCAILAMTDRGDRADIVNIMPELKKRNIKFKPYDIAFIAQNHTFDLVQYACRLNELEKRRSIYDMGQYLVTNGSNESEDIEDVIQSANDKLSSIFGSLDNHVKMAGDYMSEVYQRVNDNLNSISIPGTPTGFHEIDDKGGFQPTNLIVCAAESSQGKTAFANAIALTAAKSGTKIAFYSMEMSGAQLMTRLAAIESGIPVSTLTNEKLTNEQIRSFDRSVASLSKLGIYFDDRSTSNIETILASIRSIVIKYHVQGVVIDYLQILTINKKGSNVEEAIAEAARRLKNIAKELNIWVLALSQLSRDNQNPLPSVNRLRGSGQINEAADITILLYRPEVYNKRYPEPFQSTNPNGTAMIDIAKGRNVGVFKFIVGFNAATTHFYELNERPILPFTENKSDDNPF, from the coding sequence GTGAAAAACGCTAATTACTACCTATATGACAAAGAGTGTGAGTTATGTGTTCTTGGTACTCTATTGTCAGAACGTAATGCTATTCACCAAGTAAGGGAGTTATTAAACCCTAAATGCTTCTATGTTGATTTTCATAGTGAAGTATATTGCGCCATCCTTGCGATGACTGACCGTGGCGACCGTGCCGACATAGTGAATATCATGCCAGAACTAAAGAAACGGAATATAAAGTTTAAACCGTATGACATAGCCTTCATCGCACAGAATCACACGTTTGACCTTGTACAGTACGCTTGTAGGCTAAATGAGCTAGAGAAACGTAGAAGTATCTATGATATGGGGCAATATCTTGTAACCAATGGCAGCAATGAATCAGAAGACATAGAGGATGTTATTCAATCTGCCAATGATAAACTATCTTCCATATTTGGAAGCTTGGATAACCATGTCAAGATGGCCGGTGATTACATGAGCGAAGTTTACCAACGGGTAAATGACAACCTAAACAGTATCAGCATACCCGGAACACCTACGGGATTCCACGAAATTGATGACAAAGGAGGATTCCAACCTACCAATCTGATCGTCTGTGCTGCTGAATCTTCTCAGGGAAAGACTGCGTTTGCCAATGCCATTGCCTTAACCGCTGCCAAGTCAGGGACTAAAATAGCTTTCTACTCAATGGAAATGAGCGGTGCGCAACTCATGACACGACTTGCTGCAATTGAATCCGGCATTCCTGTTTCAACACTCACAAACGAGAAGTTGACGAATGAACAAATACGGAGTTTTGATAGATCGGTAGCATCTTTATCCAAGTTAGGCATTTACTTCGATGATCGAAGTACTTCCAATATAGAGACTATTCTAGCTTCTATCCGGTCGATAGTGATTAAATATCATGTTCAGGGAGTAGTCATAGATTATCTGCAAATACTCACTATTAACAAGAAAGGTTCCAATGTGGAGGAGGCTATAGCAGAAGCCGCCAGACGATTGAAGAATATAGCCAAAGAGCTTAACATCTGGGTGCTGGCTTTATCGCAGCTTTCACGTGATAATCAGAATCCACTCCCGAGTGTCAACAGATTACGAGGATCAGGACAGATAAACGAAGCTGCCGACATAACAATACTGCTATATCGCCCGGAAGTTTATAACAAGCGTTATCCTGAACCGTTTCAGTCAACTAATCCGAATGGAACTGCTATGATTGATATTGCAAAGGGGCGTAATGTAGGAGTATTTAAGTTCATTGTTGGTTTCAATGCTGCAACCACTCATTTCTACGAGTTAAATGAAAGACCGATTTTGCCATTTACCGAAAACAAATCAGATGATAACCCTTTTTAA
- a CDS encoding SNF2-related protein, with protein sequence MKLREYQNNIAIQAVYKLAAFGCCYLSMECRTGKSLTALSAADNFDAESVLFITKLKAIPSVKADYEALKPSFKLEVINYESCHKAKGKYDLVIIDEAHSLGAYPKPSKRANEIKAICEGLPVLYLSGTPSPESYSQLYHQFWVCSSSPWKEYKTFYKWAKVYVNVKQKKVNGYFINDYSHADKAKIDRDTKDLFISYSQEQAGFEVNINEHILSVPMNECTGKYISSLRDNLMVEIDGNAILGDTPAKLLTKLHQLSSGTVIAENGLHLTFDKSKAEFVRKQFAGKKVALFYVYQSEAELLQSVFQNWTDIPEVFQLSTDKVFISQVRRAREGVRLDTADALIFFNMEFSFLSYEQGRNRLVSKERTAPAEVYFLCSDCGIESKILDAVHGKQDFTLSWFNKKAR encoded by the coding sequence ATGAAACTAAGAGAATATCAAAATAATATAGCCATACAAGCGGTATATAAACTGGCCGCTTTTGGTTGCTGCTATCTATCAATGGAATGCCGGACGGGCAAAAGTCTCACTGCATTATCCGCTGCGGATAACTTCGATGCGGAAAGTGTATTATTCATTACCAAGTTGAAAGCGATACCAAGTGTTAAAGCCGACTATGAAGCGTTGAAGCCGTCTTTTAAACTGGAAGTGATTAACTATGAAAGTTGTCATAAAGCAAAAGGAAAGTACGATCTTGTGATTATTGATGAAGCTCACTCACTTGGTGCTTATCCTAAACCAAGTAAACGAGCTAATGAAATAAAAGCCATTTGCGAAGGGTTGCCGGTACTGTATTTGTCCGGCACACCATCACCGGAAAGTTACAGCCAATTATATCATCAATTCTGGGTATGTTCATCCTCTCCGTGGAAAGAGTACAAGACTTTCTACAAGTGGGCAAAGGTTTATGTGAACGTGAAGCAGAAGAAAGTGAACGGTTATTTCATCAACGACTACAGCCATGCGGACAAAGCGAAGATAGATCGGGACACAAAAGACTTGTTCATCAGCTACTCACAGGAACAAGCCGGATTTGAGGTGAACATAAACGAGCATATACTATCAGTACCAATGAATGAATGTACCGGGAAGTATATTTCTTCTTTGCGAGACAACTTGATGGTAGAAATAGATGGCAATGCCATTTTAGGCGACACTCCGGCTAAGTTACTCACCAAACTACATCAGTTATCATCCGGTACGGTAATTGCTGAAAACGGGCTTCATTTGACGTTTGACAAAAGCAAAGCTGAATTTGTCCGTAAGCAGTTCGCAGGGAAGAAGGTTGCACTTTTCTATGTGTACCAATCGGAAGCGGAGTTATTGCAGTCTGTTTTCCAGAACTGGACGGATATCCCGGAAGTGTTTCAATTATCAACGGATAAGGTTTTTATCTCACAGGTTCGCCGGGCACGTGAAGGAGTTCGACTTGATACAGCCGATGCGCTTATATTCTTCAACATGGAGTTCAGTTTCCTGTCATACGAGCAGGGACGAAACAGGCTTGTATCGAAAGAACGTACTGCACCGGCAGAGGTTTACTTCCTTTGCTCTGACTGTGGCATTGAAAGCAAGATATTGGATGCGGTACACGGAAAGCAGGACTTTACCCTTTCATGGTTCAATAAGAAAGCGAGATAG
- a CDS encoding VRR-NUC domain-containing protein, translating to MAELESKIQARIIKRLEAQGYYVVKLILTNKNGIPDLLVLKDGKAFFAEVKRPGEKPRPLQEYRMNELRKLGFICEVWKE from the coding sequence ATGGCAGAACTGGAAAGTAAAATACAAGCTCGTATCATAAAGCGACTGGAGGCGCAAGGCTATTACGTAGTGAAGCTGATTCTCACGAATAAAAACGGGATTCCTGATTTATTGGTACTGAAGGATGGTAAAGCCTTTTTTGCAGAAGTGAAGCGACCGGGTGAAAAGCCTCGACCATTACAAGAATACCGAATGAATGAGTTAAGAAAGTTAGGTTTTATATGTGAAGTGTGGAAAGAATAG